The following proteins are encoded in a genomic region of Lactiplantibacillus plantarum:
- a CDS encoding carbohydrate ABC transporter permease yields the protein MENTMATQALIRHRIGIGFRYLLLITLTLVIILPFVLGLWTSFLPTTTIAKGSLSGTLSWQNYQDAFTKTPILRYLFNSLVISIIQMIAHLFFASIAAYAFVFLEFKYRDALFYLVLATMMLPFEAEVIPNFHTVRAMHLLNHYAVMVIPFLTSAFGIFMLRQAFLQIPRDLKEAADVDGLSHWQFYCRVALPYSRISLLTLAAYSFLGSWNQYLWPMLTTFSNRLRPVQDGLRQLHSEETATNWGLVQASAAIVVIPTLIVLFWGQHYFKSGLNEGSVK from the coding sequence ATGGAAAATACAATGGCTACTCAAGCCCTGATTCGACATCGAATCGGTATCGGATTCCGGTACTTGTTATTAATTACATTAACGTTAGTCATTATTTTACCGTTTGTTTTAGGGTTGTGGACCAGCTTTTTACCAACGACGACTATTGCGAAAGGATCACTGAGCGGAACCCTTTCTTGGCAGAACTATCAGGATGCGTTTACCAAAACACCCATTCTTCGCTACTTATTTAACAGTTTAGTGATTTCGATCATTCAGATGATTGCTCATCTGTTTTTTGCATCAATTGCCGCCTACGCCTTTGTGTTTTTAGAATTTAAGTATCGGGATGCGTTGTTCTACTTGGTCTTGGCAACTATGATGCTACCATTTGAAGCTGAAGTGATTCCGAACTTTCACACGGTCCGTGCGATGCACTTGTTGAATCACTATGCGGTGATGGTTATCCCGTTCTTAACTTCGGCCTTTGGTATCTTCATGTTACGTCAAGCCTTTCTGCAAATTCCACGAGACTTAAAGGAAGCCGCTGATGTTGATGGTCTCTCACACTGGCAATTTTACTGTCGCGTTGCCTTACCATACTCACGGATTAGTTTATTGACGCTAGCTGCTTACAGCTTTTTAGGAAGCTGGAACCAATATTTATGGCCAATGCTGACCACGTTTTCAAATCGGCTACGTCCGGTCCAAGATGGATTGCGGCAATTGCATTCGGAGGAAACCGCTACGAATTGGGGACTCGTTCAGGCGAGTGCCGCCATCGTGGTGATTCCAACATTGATTGTCCTTTTCTGGGGGCAACACTACTTTAAATCTGGATTGAATGAAGGTTCGGTGAAATGA
- a CDS encoding ABC transporter substrate-binding protein, with protein MMKITRKWQWLAGMMVVLLVVGGVAYSRTRVHADSSRIKVVFWHEMKGPGQQAIDAYVKAFNHQQSKYEVVAEFEGGYNGVIQKILNTHGTAASPALFQSMDISTSQMYHSGFTTPMQKFIDRDHYDADQIIPGAKAIVMRDNQLLAMPFNASQTALYYNKRVLRQYGITPPPVDPTYDDITRVAKAIHDKSHGKVKGMTMEAYSWLFEQLVANAGVPVANHDNGHTGNATKVDFTSPAAINAMKWVKENIDYGDFMNFGSGGNAAANEAASFLAGHLGIFMQSSANTGQLYQVLKNDLGVTYFPRPNGQRANGIAVGGAALWIANDKPSAVQDGAWEFTKFLASAQTQADWQAKTGYLAVNKGAKDEPTLKKLFKKSPVLEVSGNQMLRTKPNNTNSGVFVDGWVPARTAIQTAMQQIFAGQDIRQSLQTAENTYNKVLESNNRANGRH; from the coding sequence ATGATGAAGATAACGCGAAAGTGGCAGTGGCTAGCCGGTATGATGGTTGTCCTCTTGGTAGTGGGTGGGGTCGCTTATAGTCGGACCCGTGTCCATGCGGATAGTAGTCGCATTAAAGTGGTGTTTTGGCATGAGATGAAAGGTCCTGGTCAACAAGCGATTGACGCCTACGTTAAAGCGTTTAATCACCAACAGTCCAAGTATGAAGTTGTAGCCGAGTTTGAGGGTGGCTATAATGGCGTCATTCAAAAAATCTTGAATACGCATGGGACGGCCGCGTCACCAGCGCTATTTCAATCGATGGATATTTCCACCAGTCAGATGTATCACAGTGGTTTCACGACACCGATGCAGAAATTTATTGACCGTGACCATTACGATGCTGATCAAATCATTCCGGGCGCCAAGGCGATCGTGATGCGCGACAATCAATTGCTAGCAATGCCGTTTAATGCATCGCAAACGGCGCTTTATTATAATAAGAGGGTCTTGCGTCAGTACGGGATTACGCCGCCACCAGTGGATCCGACTTACGATGATATCACGCGAGTCGCTAAGGCCATCCACGACAAATCCCACGGCAAAGTCAAGGGAATGACAATGGAGGCCTATTCGTGGCTATTCGAGCAGCTAGTCGCTAACGCAGGTGTTCCCGTTGCCAATCATGATAATGGTCATACTGGCAATGCGACTAAGGTCGACTTTACGAGTCCCGCGGCGATCAATGCGATGAAGTGGGTTAAAGAAAATATTGACTATGGTGACTTTATGAACTTTGGTTCGGGTGGTAATGCTGCTGCAAATGAAGCAGCTTCTTTCTTGGCAGGCCATTTGGGTATCTTCATGCAATCGTCCGCGAACACGGGTCAGTTGTATCAAGTGCTCAAAAATGATCTAGGTGTCACATATTTCCCACGGCCGAATGGTCAGAGAGCCAACGGAATCGCAGTTGGTGGGGCGGCACTTTGGATTGCGAACGATAAACCAAGCGCGGTCCAAGATGGCGCGTGGGAATTCACTAAGTTTCTCGCTAGCGCACAGACGCAAGCCGATTGGCAAGCCAAGACTGGTTATTTAGCCGTTAATAAGGGGGCTAAGGACGAGCCAACGCTGAAAAAACTATTCAAGAAGTCGCCGGTCCTAGAAGTTTCTGGTAATCAGATGCTACGAACGAAGCCTAATAATACGAACTCAGGTGTCTTTGTCGATGGTTGGGTTCCCGCACGGACGGCGATTCAAACGGCGATGCAGCAGATTTTTGCAGGCCAAGATATTCGACAATCGTTGCAAACGGCTGAAAATACGTACAATAAAGTGTTAGAATCAAATAACCGTGCAAACGGTCGTCATTAA
- a CDS encoding glycerophosphodiester phosphodiesterase: MPNMSLIYGHRGVPVKFPENSLAGFAYAISHHIDGLEFDVHLTQDQIPVIMHDERIDRTTNGQGAIADLTFEQLRRFELANGEPVPSLQEFLNLVSGEPVHLNLELKTDRHYYLDIERIVLRMVRQTDLIYPVVFSSFNLKSLQRAYAIDASQKYAFLTSARLGNPDEFATHEHLEGVHLEHYQPVHHVAERVWTVDEPSVMQQLFAASVNAVITNNFELAQQVRAAM; encoded by the coding sequence GTGCCAAATATGTCGTTGATTTATGGTCATCGGGGCGTTCCCGTTAAGTTTCCTGAGAATTCGCTAGCTGGGTTTGCGTATGCCATCAGTCATCATATCGATGGCTTAGAGTTTGACGTCCATCTTACCCAGGATCAAATACCAGTGATTATGCATGACGAACGAATCGATCGAACTACTAATGGGCAAGGGGCTATTGCGGATCTGACCTTCGAACAGTTGCGTAGATTTGAATTAGCAAATGGAGAGCCCGTCCCATCCTTACAAGAATTTTTAAACTTAGTGAGTGGGGAGCCCGTTCACTTGAACCTTGAGTTGAAGACTGATCGACACTATTATCTTGATATCGAGCGGATTGTGCTACGGATGGTCCGGCAGACTGACTTAATTTATCCGGTCGTTTTTTCGTCGTTTAATCTGAAGAGCTTACAGCGGGCCTACGCCATTGATGCCAGCCAGAAATATGCTTTTTTGACTTCAGCGCGTCTGGGTAATCCGGATGAGTTTGCGACTCACGAACACTTAGAAGGGGTGCATCTTGAACACTATCAACCTGTACACCATGTTGCTGAACGGGTTTGGACAGTGGATGAGCCAAGCGTAATGCAACAATTGTTCGCAGCCTCGGTCAATGCGGTGATTACCAATAACTTTGAGTTAGCCCAACAAGTCCGGGCAGCCATGTAA
- a CDS encoding deoxynucleoside kinase gives MVIITAGMIGVGKTTLTGLIADHLGTKAFYEPVGDNPVLPLYYSDPKNYGFLLQIYFLNKRFAMIKKALADDNNVLDRSIYEDALFTKENNAEGNISDTELNVYLQLLDNMMTELTELPKKAPDLMVYSETDFDTILYRIKKRGRDYEQFDHNPELESYYYKMWTAYRKWYDEYDASPKMKIDLQQYDLEKPANQQAVLAQIDSELGKIRNPTTV, from the coding sequence ATGGTGATAATAACAGCAGGAATGATTGGGGTCGGCAAAACCACGTTAACGGGGTTAATTGCTGACCACCTTGGAACTAAGGCATTTTACGAACCGGTTGGCGACAACCCCGTATTGCCACTTTATTATTCGGATCCTAAGAATTACGGGTTCCTATTACAAATCTATTTCCTCAACAAACGTTTTGCAATGATCAAGAAGGCATTGGCCGACGATAACAACGTCCTCGACCGCTCCATCTATGAAGATGCCCTCTTCACCAAAGAAAACAACGCTGAAGGAAACATCTCTGATACTGAATTGAATGTTTACTTGCAACTACTAGACAATATGATGACCGAATTGACTGAACTGCCTAAGAAGGCACCAGACTTGATGGTCTACTCTGAAACTGACTTCGATACGATTCTTTACCGGATCAAGAAGCGTGGTCGCGACTACGAACAGTTCGACCACAACCCTGAACTGGAATCTTATTACTATAAGATGTGGACCGCTTATCGGAAATGGTACGATGAATACGATGCTAGCCCTAAAATGAAGATTGATTTACAACAGTACGACTTGGAAAAACCTGCTAACCAACAAGCAGTGCTAGCTCAAATCGATTCTGAATTAGGTAAGATTCGCAATCCAACCACAGTTTAA
- the mscL gene encoding large-conductance mechanosensitive channel protein MscL — protein MIKEFKEFIARGNVIDLAVGVIIGSAFTAIVKSLTDNLINPLIGIFLGKVDLSNLKFSIGDATFKYGSFLNAIINFFIVAIVVFILVKIINKVVKNEPEEPEEEEVDVSAQYLEEIRDLLKEQAKK, from the coding sequence ATGATCAAAGAATTCAAGGAATTTATTGCCCGCGGTAACGTGATTGATTTGGCCGTTGGGGTTATTATTGGGTCCGCTTTTACGGCCATTGTTAAATCGTTGACAGACAACTTAATTAATCCACTGATTGGGATTTTCTTAGGCAAAGTTGATTTATCCAATCTAAAGTTCAGTATCGGTGATGCTACTTTTAAGTACGGGTCCTTTCTAAATGCCATCATTAATTTCTTCATCGTCGCCATCGTCGTTTTCATTCTGGTGAAAATTATTAATAAAGTGGTTAAAAATGAACCAGAAGAACCCGAGGAAGAAGAAGTCGATGTTTCCGCGCAATATCTAGAAGAAATTCGTGATTTATTAAAGGAACAGGCTAAAAAATAA
- a CDS encoding YhgE/Pip domain-containing protein, with the protein MIKAEWAYMRKHKLMIIVMAIIMFIPSIYAVTFLRSMWDPYGRLNNLPVAVVNHDQPVTYQGKHLSVGRNLTTNLKKSSALKFQQVNASQAQAGLKNGRYYMVLTIPTNFSRHATTLLNHQPQAMVLHYDTSAGHNFVASKMADSAVTSIRSSVAQTITTSYAKTMFAAIKQLDSGLKTAATNNQKLATGGQQLQTANQKIATNLDTLATSSLKLKQGSQTLTVGLNQYLNGISQLQVGNQKVVAGLTQLLVKSNQLVAGMAQLNTGVQTLNQGVDQYVAGAQRVNTGTVKVNTGAHQVASGTQQFSSGTAQLATGTQQLSSGLNAYAAGVGKVNTGANKLSQGANQLQAQTAQLTAKTTALTSGSSQLTTGIQTLGQNSQSLTIDLQKLQTQLKQPTNNQATISATVAALKKQAAGTDLSSVKTALSALTSAIKTSAALHDNVAATANSQNLTAAQKSAILTTVDQSANRDAINAALASLTTAIAQSTQPALDTTALTRALSATTQQQADLVSTVTQLTTGAQSLTTGIQSAGNAANKLRTSLTQLNTVLPNLTNGIGAVTTGATNLASGTTTLTTNSQQLTQGFKTLDANTNLLNQRSHQLATGAGQVAAGSQQLTAGTRQLSTQGNQLTQGASRVATGLQSAQTNLPSLTTGISQLVTGSQQVTTGLHRLGTTGIALANGSQQLTSGNGQLATGAQQLAVGANQVTTAGNKIQTGNQALATKLGTAASKGNLNPSKLTYQQVAKPVTTTHQDRDDVPNNGTGMAPYMLSVSLFVGALALNMMFDMYTPRKHPQSALDWWSSKASIMLVFSIMESTIMLGLMMLINGLSPIHPFATWLLLTLTALLFMTIVAWLNLVFSKAGAFFSMVLLVLQLGGSAGTYPIQLSGHFFQTIHPWLPMSYSVNGLRQTLMTGNSALPEMGVLALILMLFIALTWLFFIRRYPRLAQIDFEDPVAVKATQSKLATLVRRKAQAKASDNKTN; encoded by the coding sequence ATGATTAAAGCAGAATGGGCGTATATGCGCAAACACAAACTAATGATTATCGTCATGGCAATCATTATGTTCATTCCATCAATTTATGCCGTGACATTTTTACGATCAATGTGGGATCCATACGGTCGGTTAAATAATTTACCTGTAGCCGTCGTCAATCATGATCAGCCAGTCACGTACCAAGGGAAGCATCTCAGTGTTGGGCGCAATTTAACAACGAATTTAAAAAAATCTAGCGCTTTGAAGTTTCAACAAGTCAACGCAAGTCAGGCACAAGCTGGCTTGAAAAATGGTCGCTATTATATGGTGCTCACGATTCCAACCAATTTTTCGCGCCACGCGACCACCTTACTCAATCACCAACCACAAGCCATGGTGCTACATTATGATACAAGTGCTGGACATAACTTCGTCGCTAGCAAGATGGCCGATTCGGCGGTCACTTCGATTCGGTCATCCGTCGCCCAAACGATTACAACGAGCTATGCCAAAACGATGTTTGCCGCTATCAAACAACTTGACAGTGGCCTCAAAACAGCTGCTACTAATAATCAAAAGCTAGCCACCGGTGGTCAGCAGCTCCAAACTGCCAACCAAAAAATCGCCACCAACCTGGACACCCTCGCAACTAGTTCGCTGAAACTAAAACAAGGGAGTCAAACACTGACGGTCGGTTTAAACCAATATCTTAATGGCATTTCACAACTACAGGTGGGTAACCAAAAAGTAGTTGCCGGTCTAACACAACTGCTCGTCAAAAGTAATCAGTTAGTTGCTGGCATGGCTCAACTCAACACCGGGGTTCAAACTTTAAATCAAGGTGTTGATCAATACGTTGCTGGCGCCCAGCGAGTGAATACTGGGACTGTCAAAGTCAATACTGGTGCCCATCAGGTGGCCAGTGGCACGCAACAATTCAGTAGTGGTACCGCTCAACTGGCGACTGGTACGCAACAACTTAGTTCCGGTTTAAACGCTTATGCGGCCGGTGTCGGCAAGGTCAACACTGGTGCCAACAAGCTTAGTCAAGGTGCTAATCAACTACAAGCACAGACCGCTCAGTTAACGGCTAAAACGACGGCCCTAACGAGCGGCTCAAGTCAGCTAACTACTGGCATCCAGACACTAGGTCAGAACAGTCAGTCCCTCACCATCGACTTGCAAAAATTGCAGACGCAACTTAAGCAACCAACCAACAATCAAGCCACGATTAGCGCAACCGTGGCAGCGCTGAAAAAGCAGGCTGCTGGTACCGACTTATCGTCCGTTAAAACCGCGCTAAGTGCGCTGACATCGGCTATTAAAACTAGTGCGGCGCTTCACGACAATGTCGCCGCAACCGCTAACAGTCAAAATTTGACTGCGGCACAAAAATCAGCCATTTTGACAACGGTTGATCAATCCGCTAACCGTGACGCCATCAACGCCGCCCTTGCGAGTTTAACCACGGCCATCGCCCAGTCGACGCAACCGGCTCTAGATACGACTGCTTTGACTAGGGCCCTCAGCGCCACGACTCAACAGCAGGCTGACCTTGTCTCCACGGTCACCCAACTCACTACCGGTGCGCAATCACTGACGACCGGTATTCAATCTGCTGGTAACGCGGCTAACAAACTGAGGACTAGTCTAACCCAGCTGAACACGGTCCTACCTAATCTCACTAATGGCATTGGGGCCGTCACTACTGGTGCGACAAACTTGGCTAGCGGAACAACAACGCTCACAACTAATAGCCAGCAGCTCACCCAAGGCTTTAAAACACTGGATGCTAACACCAACTTGCTCAATCAGAGAAGTCACCAACTGGCTACGGGTGCGGGGCAAGTTGCCGCGGGTTCTCAACAGCTGACCGCGGGCACGCGTCAACTCAGCACCCAGGGCAACCAGCTAACACAAGGTGCCAGCCGCGTGGCTACGGGTCTTCAATCTGCACAGACCAACCTACCCAGCTTAACAACTGGCATCTCACAGTTAGTTACGGGCAGTCAACAAGTCACCACTGGCTTACATCGACTCGGCACAACGGGTATTGCACTCGCTAATGGCAGTCAGCAACTCACTAGTGGCAATGGGCAATTAGCCACCGGAGCTCAGCAACTAGCCGTGGGTGCTAACCAAGTTACAACCGCTGGTAATAAGATTCAAACTGGTAACCAAGCATTAGCGACCAAATTAGGAACGGCCGCAAGCAAGGGGAATCTCAATCCATCAAAACTGACGTATCAACAAGTTGCCAAACCCGTCACTACAACTCACCAGGACCGTGATGATGTACCAAACAACGGTACTGGTATGGCGCCGTATATGTTAAGTGTCTCGTTATTTGTCGGCGCGCTCGCCCTCAATATGATGTTTGATATGTATACCCCACGCAAACACCCGCAATCGGCACTGGATTGGTGGAGTAGCAAGGCCAGCATCATGCTCGTCTTTTCAATCATGGAAAGTACGATTATGCTCGGCTTGATGATGTTAATCAACGGACTCAGCCCGATTCATCCGTTTGCCACTTGGTTGTTACTCACGCTAACGGCGCTACTCTTCATGACGATCGTCGCTTGGCTTAACCTTGTCTTCAGCAAAGCTGGCGCCTTCTTCAGTATGGTACTACTAGTCTTACAGCTCGGTGGTTCAGCCGGAACGTATCCAATTCAGCTGTCAGGTCACTTTTTCCAAACAATCCACCCGTGGTTACCAATGAGTTACAGCGTCAACGGCTTGCGGCAGACCTTAATGACTGGTAATTCTGCTCTTCCTGAGATGGGCGTCTTAGCACTGATTCTAATGCTGTTTATTGCTCTGACCTGGTTGTTCTTTATCCGTCGTTACCCTCGGCTGGCTCAAATTGACTTTGAAGACCCCGTCGCCGTCAAAGCCACTCAGAGTAAGTTAGCCACGTTGGTTCGGCGAAAGGCTCAAGCTAAAGCATCTGACAATAAGACGAATTAG
- a CDS encoding ABC transporter permease, whose protein sequence is MSLSVTKIKALFGLKLRLIISNMSLMTAPIMAILYVVFMKSIMQSKAPSHVALISLLLGMGLCFNIVMGGIMMTSYPLAEEKEHHTLRVLMTSSITGPEFFIGSLLPPLAIMTVTNLILVPLSGASWSQIHLGNFLLITIITSLTSLVLGYIIGLIANSQTQAGVYSIPMMLILSLIPNFEQFNTTLKSFSSYLYSSTLNHYITASYTTGGFSWTLREVLTQLGWLVITCGIFFYAYRRHGLDND, encoded by the coding sequence ATGAGTTTATCAGTAACCAAAATAAAAGCCTTATTCGGTCTTAAATTAAGACTGATCATTTCAAATATGAGTCTAATGACTGCCCCAATCATGGCCATTTTGTACGTCGTTTTCATGAAGAGTATTATGCAAAGTAAAGCACCATCACACGTCGCTCTGATTTCCCTATTACTGGGAATGGGACTATGCTTTAATATCGTTATGGGTGGCATCATGATGACGAGTTATCCCTTAGCCGAAGAAAAAGAACACCATACGTTACGTGTCCTAATGACCTCTTCCATTACCGGGCCCGAATTTTTTATCGGTAGTTTATTGCCACCACTAGCTATTATGACTGTAACCAATTTGATACTGGTCCCCCTAAGCGGCGCCAGTTGGTCGCAAATTCACTTAGGAAACTTTTTATTGATTACTATTATCACTAGTTTAACGAGTCTCGTGCTCGGATACATTATTGGTCTGATTGCTAATAGTCAAACTCAAGCAGGCGTCTACAGTATTCCAATGATGCTGATTTTAAGCCTGATACCGAATTTCGAACAGTTCAATACCACCCTTAAATCCTTTAGCAGTTATCTGTATAGCAGCACGCTTAATCACTATATTACCGCCTCGTATACCACTGGTGGCTTTTCATGGACGCTTCGTGAGGTACTGACGCAACTCGGATGGCTCGTGATTACCTGTGGCATCTTCTTCTATGCCTACCGTCGTCACGGCCTTGATAATGACTAA
- a CDS encoding ABC transporter ATP-binding protein gives MTIKNAIEVINIAKSFQNTTALDQVSFTVQPGEIFGFLGPSGSGKTTTIKILTGQLLPTNGEAYVLGQSVQAYDEHRYEKIGIVTHQSGLYDKLSVYQNLLFFAKMFGVPVARVDKLLERVGLSQHKKKLAGKLSQGMRQRLVLARAILHQPQVLFLDEPTSGLDPRTTQAIHALIRELRDQGTAILLTTHDMLEATRLCNRVALLNAGRIAECAAPQALQLKYNRDQQYRVHIASAAQDLLLPASPETTYQINQWMLSGQLETIHSCEPTLEDVFLTVTGRSLK, from the coding sequence ATGACAATAAAAAATGCAATCGAAGTGATTAACATTGCCAAATCATTTCAAAATACGACCGCGCTGGACCAAGTTAGTTTTACCGTCCAGCCAGGTGAAATTTTTGGCTTTTTAGGTCCCTCGGGATCGGGAAAAACAACCACCATTAAAATTCTAACCGGACAATTATTACCAACGAACGGTGAAGCCTACGTCCTGGGTCAGTCTGTCCAAGCATACGACGAACACCGCTATGAAAAAATCGGCATCGTCACGCATCAAAGTGGGCTTTACGACAAATTATCGGTATACCAAAACCTACTATTCTTCGCGAAAATGTTTGGTGTCCCGGTTGCACGTGTTGATAAGTTACTTGAACGAGTTGGTCTCAGTCAACATAAGAAAAAACTCGCTGGTAAGTTATCTCAAGGTATGCGTCAACGGCTAGTTCTGGCCCGAGCAATTCTTCACCAACCGCAAGTCTTGTTCCTCGATGAGCCAACCAGTGGTTTAGATCCCCGCACGACCCAAGCAATTCACGCACTGATTAGGGAATTACGCGACCAGGGTACAGCGATTCTGCTAACGACTCATGATATGCTGGAAGCCACTCGTCTCTGCAATCGTGTCGCCTTACTCAACGCTGGCCGCATCGCAGAATGTGCAGCCCCACAAGCATTGCAATTAAAATATAATCGCGACCAGCAGTATCGCGTCCACATTGCATCGGCAGCGCAAGATTTGTTACTCCCCGCATCTCCTGAGACGACCTATCAGATTAATCAGTGGATGCTTTCTGGGCAACTTGAGACGATTCACTCGTGCGAGCCGACCCTTGAAGATGTCTTTTTAACCGTAACTGGAAGGAGCCTAAAATGA